The Panicum virgatum strain AP13 chromosome 5K, P.virgatum_v5, whole genome shotgun sequence genome has a window encoding:
- the LOC120709088 gene encoding disease resistance protein RGA5-like isoform X1 yields MEVVSASHGVLGPLLGKLTSLLADECVRLKGVRREIRSLRSELMSMHAAVQKYAMLQHPDVQAKVRISLVRELAYDTEDVIDKFVHHLGNGSHHHGGFKEYFRKIARQLKTLGSRHGIASQIDELKARVKEVKEQKSSYKLDDIAGSTCECSGVDPRLSAFFVEEEHLVGIDGPRDDLVNWMVEDKGSSTKNLKVLSIVGFGGLGKTTLAKEVYSKIQGHFCCHAFVSISQKPNVKNIMKDVISQVGSQVPCEKEFTEDIDSWDEKKFIAKLRELLQDKRYLITIDDIWSIPAWDIIKYAFPENNLSSRIIATTRIVDVARSCCPRGDIDRIYEMEALSDLHSKRLFFKRIFGSEDCCPDVLKQVSNKILKKCGGLPLALISISSLLANRPKIKDEWERVSRSIGSALEKNPSLEGMNSILSLSYNDLPPNLKTCLLYLSIFPEDTVIDRECLVRRWIAEGFICEERGQSKQEVAENHFYELINKSMVQPVEVGYDGKARACRVHDMMLELIISKSIEDNFITFMGHGQTDVANRHGLIRRLSIHHIDQELASVLANKDLSHVRSLTVTASACIKYLPSLVGFEALRVLDFQGCQNMQEYDMNGIDKLFQLKYLSLRGTDMSKLPSGIARLYGLETLDLRNTYIEEFPPEIVQLVKLQHLLVSSGFGWSVGRAKMPNGIGNMRNLRVISGFNVIKSSLGAVEELGNLTTLQELHIQLDGRGSQEYKKHEEMLLSSLCKLGGCKLQSLWIRAADSTPLQFLDSWSPLPSSLQRFRMTTDYSFPEMPKWITPKLTSLAYLNINLVEIMEEDLSIFGEMRALLSLVLTFNGAQNERIIVRGHAFPCLKEFCLFFFSNSGSRPTYLKFEEGAMPKLEKLEVPFSVSVAKAYGFSLGINHLPCLKHAMVILDGRDATSSERKAAAAAIRNEANANPNHPRVFV; encoded by the exons ATGGAGGTGGTGAGCGCTTCTCATGGTGTGTTGGGTCCCCTACTGGGGAAGCTCACCTCTCTGCTTGCCGACGAGTGTGTCCGCCTCAAAGGTGTCCGCCGTGAGATCCGGTCACTTAGATCTGAGCTGATGAGCATGCATGCTGCAGTCCAGAAGTATGCCATGCTACAACATCCTGATGTCCAAGCGAAGGTACGGATATCACTAGTGAGGGAGCTGGCCTATGACACCGAGGATGTCATTGACAAGTTCGTCCACCACCTTGGCAACGGCAGCCACCACCACGGTGGCTTCAAGGAGTACTTTCGGAAGATTGCTCGCCAACTCAAGACTCTTGGGTCTCGCCATGGAATAGCCAGCCAAATTGACGAGCTGAAGGCTCGTGTCAAGGAGGTCAAAGAGCAAAAGAGTAGTTACAAGCTGGATGATATTGCTGGTAGCACCTGTGAGTGCTCCGGCGTGGATCCCCGGTTGTCTGCGTTTTTTGTCGAGGAAGAACACCTCGTGGGCATTGATGGTCCAAGAGACGATCTTGTGAATTGGATGGTGGAAGACAAAGGTAGCTCGACGAAGAATCTCAAGGTGCTGTCTATTGTTGGGTTCGGAGGGCTAGGGAAGACAACGTTGGCAAAGGAGGTCTATAGCAAGATCCAAGGGCATTTTTGCTGCCATGCTTTCGTCTCAATCTCTCAAAAGCCAAATGTGAAGAACATTATGAAGGATGTGATCTCCCAAGTCGGCTCCCAAGTGCCTTGCGAGAAAGAATTTACAGAAGATATTGACAGTtgggatgaaaagaaatttattgcGAAGCTAAGGGAGCTGCTACAAGATAAGAG GTACCTCATCACTATTGATGATATATGGTCTATACCAGCATGGGACATTATTAAATATGCCTTCCCGGAGAATAACCTTTCTAGCAGAATTATAGCTACAACACGAATTGTTGATGTAGCAAGATCATGTTGTCCACGTGGTGATATTGACCGCATCTATGAAATGGAAGCCCTAAGTGATCTTCACTCTAAAAGGTTGTTTTTCAAAAGAATATTTGGTTCCGAGGACTGTTGCCCTGATGTGCTAAAACAagtttcaaataaaatattgaAGAAATGTGGAGGCCTACCATTGGCACTTATTAGTATATCAAGTTTGTTGGCAAACCGACCGAAGATCAAAGACGAGTGGGAGAGGGTCAGTAGGTCTATTGGTTCTGCATTGGAAAAAAACCCAAGCTTGGAGGGAATGAATAGTATATTATCCCTTAGCTACAATGATCTTCCACCTAATCTGAAGAcctgtttgttatatttaagtataTTTCCGGAGGATACAGTCATTGACAGAGAGTGTTTAGTGAGGCGATGGATAGCAGAAGGCTTTATCTGTGAAGAGCGTGGACAGAGCAAACAAGAGGTTGCCGAGAACCACTTCTATGAGCTAATCAACAAGAGCATGGTCCAACCAGTGGAAGTTGGCTATGATGGTAAGGCTCGTGCTTGTCGAGTTCACGACATGATGCTAGAGCTCATCATTTCAAAATCGATTGAAGATAATTTCATCACTTTCATGGGCCACGGGCAGACTGATGTAGCAAATCGTCATGGTCTTATTCGGCGACTGTCAATCCATCATATTGACCAAGAGCTGGCATCTGTATTGGCAAATAAAGATTTAAGTCATGTTCGGTCTCTAACGGTGACAGCATCAGCTTGCATCAAATACTTGCCTAGTCTCGTTGGCTTTGAAGCTTTGCGTGTGCTAGATTTTCAAGGGTGCCAAAATATGCAAGAGTATGATATGAATGGCATAGATAAACTTTTCCAGCTGAAGTACTTAAGCCTCAGGGGCACTGACATGTCGAAGCTACCATCAGGAATTGCGAGGCTATATGGTCTAGAGACGCTAGATCTTAGAAATACATACATCGAAGAGTTTCCACCCGAGATTGTTCAGCTCGTTAAGCTACAACATTTACTTGTGTCCTCTGGATTTGGTTGGTCTGTAGGTAGAGCGAAGATGCCAAATGGGATTGGAAATATGAGGAATTTACGTGTCATCTCAGGCTTTAATGTTATCAAGAGTTCATTAGGTGCAGTGGAGGAGCTGGGGAATCTGACAACTTTGCAGGAACTACATATACAGCTGGACGGCAGAGGATCTCAGGAATACAAGAAGCATGAAGAGATGTTACTTTCCTCTCTATGCAAGCTTGGCGGATGCAAACTCCAGTCTTTATGGATACGTGCTGCCGACTCGACACCGCTCCAGTTCTTAGATTCTTGGTCCCCTCTGCCATCTTCTCTCCAAAGATTTCGGATGACCACTGACTATAGTTTTCCGGAGATGCCAAAGTGGATTACGCCAAAACTCACCAGTCTTGCATACCTAAACATTAATTTAGTGGAAATAATGGAGGAGGATCTGAGCATATTTGGAGAGATGCGTGCCTTGCTTTCTCTGGTGTTAACGTTCAAtggtgcccaaaatgaaagaaTTATTGTCAGAGGCCATGCGTTCCCATGTTTGAAGGAATTCtgcctctttttttttagtAATTCCGGCTCAAGGCCAACATATttgaagtttgaagaaggggcGATGCCAAAGCTCGAGAAGCTTGAGGTGCCATTCTCTGTGTCAGTGGCTAAAGCCTATGGGTTTAGCTTAGGTATTAACCATCTTCCATGTCTGAAACATGCCATGGTTATACTTGACGGTAGAGACGCGACATCTTCCGAAAGAAAGGCTGCAGCGGCTGCCATAAGGAATGAAGCAAATGCCAACCCCAATCATCCCAGGGTATTTGTATGA
- the LOC120709089 gene encoding F-box protein At1g67340-like — protein sequence MGQSAVAGECAGGGQRKRLAGGPDYLDVLPDDLVLSILSKLAASASAPSDLLSVHLTCKRLNELGGHDMVFAKASPASLAVKAAAWSEPAQRFLKRCADAGNLEACYILGMIRFYCLGSRSSGAALLARAAVGGHAAALYSLAVIQFNGSGGAKSDRDLRAGAALCARAAALGHVNALRELGHCLQDGYGVRRDPAEGRRLLVAANARELTLALAAAAASRHPFAAALPLGAAVEGAGGCPLLSDFGWSLPEADPHAANQFMVDWWASRGAQAAAAKKPATGGDGDGDGDGAELRLCSHVRCGRRETRRHEFRRCSVCGAANYCSRACQALDWKRAHKAQCVPMDRWLAANAGEAAPQ from the exons ATGGGGCAgtcggccgtcgccggcgagtgcgccggcggcgggcagagGAAGAGGCTCGCGGGAGGGCCGGACTACCTGGACGTGCTCCCCGACGACCTCGTCCTCTCCATCCTGTCCAagctcgccgcctccgcctcggcgcCCTCCGACCTGCTCTCCGTGCACCTCAC GTGCAAGAGGCTCAACGAGCTCGGCGGGCATGACATGGTGTTCGCCAAGGCCTCGCCGGCGTCGCTGGCCGTGAAGGCGGCAGCGTGGTCGGAGCCGGCGCAGAGGTTCCTCAAGCGCTGTGCCGACGCCGGCAACCTCGAGGCCTGCTACATTCTCGGCATG ATTCGATTCTACTGCCTCGGGAGCCGGAGCAGCGGCGCCGCGCTGCTGGCgagggcggcggtcggcgggcaCGCCGCGGCGCTCTACTCACTGGCGGTCATCCAGTtcaacggcagcggcggcgccaagtCCGACCGGGACctccgcgcgggcgcggcgctgTGCGCTCGCGCGGCCGCGCTGGGCCACGTCAACGCGCTCCGCGAGCTCGGGCACTGCCTCCAGGACGGCTACGGCGTGCGGCGCGACCCCGCCGAGGGACGCCGACTCCTGGTGGCCGCCAACGCCCGCGAGCTcaccctcgcgctcgccgcggccgccgcctcgcgccacCCCTTCGCCGCGGCGCTCCCGCTCGGCGCGGCGGTCGAGGGCGCCGGCGGGTGCCCGCTCCTCTCGGACTTCGGGTGGAGCCTCCCCGAGGCGGACCCACACGCGGCTAACCAGTTCATGGTGGACTGGTGGGCCTCCCGCGGcgcccaggcggcggccgcgaagaAGCCCGCtacaggcggcgacggcgacggcgacggcgacggcgcggagcTCCGGCTGTGCTCCCACGTCCGGTGCGGGCGGCGCGAGACCCGGCGGCACGAGTTCCGGCGGTGCTCCGTGTGCGGCGCCGCCAACTACTGCTCCCGCGCGTGCCAGGCGCTGGACTGGAAGCGCGCCCACAAGGCGCAGTGCGTTCCCATGGACCGGTGGCTCGCCGCcaacgccggcgaggcggccccGCAGTGA
- the LOC120709088 gene encoding disease resistance protein Pik-2-like isoform X2 encodes MEVVSASHGVLGPLLGKLTSLLADECVRLKGVRREIRSLRSELMSMHAAVQKYAMLQHPDVQAKVRISLVRELAYDTEDVIDKFVHHLGNGSHHHGGFKEYFRKIARQLKTLGSRHGIASQIDELKARVKEVKEQKSSYKLDDIAGSTCECSGVDPRLSAFFVEEEHLVGIDGPRDDLVNWMVEDKGSSTKNLKVLSIVGFGGLGKTTLAKEVYSKIQGHFCCHAFVSISQKPNVKNIMKDVISQVGSQVPCEKEFTEDIDSWDEKKFIAKLRELLQDKR; translated from the exons ATGGAGGTGGTGAGCGCTTCTCATGGTGTGTTGGGTCCCCTACTGGGGAAGCTCACCTCTCTGCTTGCCGACGAGTGTGTCCGCCTCAAAGGTGTCCGCCGTGAGATCCGGTCACTTAGATCTGAGCTGATGAGCATGCATGCTGCAGTCCAGAAGTATGCCATGCTACAACATCCTGATGTCCAAGCGAAGGTACGGATATCACTAGTGAGGGAGCTGGCCTATGACACCGAGGATGTCATTGACAAGTTCGTCCACCACCTTGGCAACGGCAGCCACCACCACGGTGGCTTCAAGGAGTACTTTCGGAAGATTGCTCGCCAACTCAAGACTCTTGGGTCTCGCCATGGAATAGCCAGCCAAATTGACGAGCTGAAGGCTCGTGTCAAGGAGGTCAAAGAGCAAAAGAGTAGTTACAAGCTGGATGATATTGCTGGTAGCACCTGTGAGTGCTCCGGCGTGGATCCCCGGTTGTCTGCGTTTTTTGTCGAGGAAGAACACCTCGTGGGCATTGATGGTCCAAGAGACGATCTTGTGAATTGGATGGTGGAAGACAAAGGTAGCTCGACGAAGAATCTCAAGGTGCTGTCTATTGTTGGGTTCGGAGGGCTAGGGAAGACAACGTTGGCAAAGGAGGTCTATAGCAAGATCCAAGGGCATTTTTGCTGCCATGCTTTCGTCTCAATCTCTCAAAAGCCAAATGTGAAGAACATTATGAAGGATGTGATCTCCCAAGTCGGCTCCCAAGTGCCTTGCGAGAAAGAATTTACAGAAGATATTGACAGTtgggatgaaaagaaatttattgcGAAGCTAAGGGAGCTGCTACAAGATAAGAG GTGA